A portion of the Halopelagius inordinatus genome contains these proteins:
- a CDS encoding DUF7261 family protein, with translation MTADRGQVVLLAAVVVAVALVPMTVAYAQLGYDADRTETPGPTDPSRLDEARETLRTSLVVASADVDGAYTWGRRDAAAETVRDAVDADARRLARDRAGDERSLTVSANGSAAARWAGRRCPRGDGRNFGSCVVEDGVVVQDRAGETTVVAAAFDLSVVGPGERSTVTVVVRPVA, from the coding sequence ATGACTGCGGACCGAGGACAGGTCGTCCTCCTGGCCGCCGTCGTCGTCGCCGTCGCCCTCGTTCCGATGACGGTGGCGTACGCGCAACTCGGCTACGACGCCGACCGGACGGAGACTCCCGGACCGACCGACCCGTCGAGACTCGACGAGGCGCGCGAGACGCTCCGAACGTCGCTCGTCGTCGCGTCCGCCGACGTGGACGGAGCGTACACGTGGGGCAGGCGCGACGCCGCGGCCGAGACGGTTCGGGACGCCGTCGACGCCGACGCGCGCCGCCTCGCCCGGGACAGGGCGGGCGACGAACGGTCGCTCACCGTCTCCGCGAACGGGTCGGCCGCCGCGCGGTGGGCGGGGCGACGGTGTCCGCGCGGTGACGGCCGGAACTTCGGGTCCTGCGTCGTCGAAGACGGCGTCGTCGTCCAGGACCGCGCGGGCGAGACGACTGTCGTCGCCGCGGCGTTCGACCTCTCGGTCGTCGGCCCCGGAGAGCGGAGTACTGTCACCGTCGTCGTCCGCCCCGTCGCGTAA
- a CDS encoding DUF7263 family protein, whose translation MTAASSRGQANLLALAAAVVLLTAATVGSVALADRALGGADRDPGTRHAAEAAGARLVAADANHTRRANVLNRTAVRALNASELDRLAPPVRGRAVRVRLGNETLLERGDPDGPTVRRVVRVEKGTPRTETVDLSGRTAVSLPDRVRRVGLEVSARENATVTTVRANDRVILHDASGLEGEYVASVPPVASPRLSFALEGGRNATAVVRWTETNATTEQLVVTVGA comes from the coding sequence GTGACCGCCGCGTCCTCGCGCGGACAGGCGAACCTGTTGGCTCTCGCCGCCGCAGTCGTCCTCCTGACCGCCGCGACGGTCGGAAGCGTCGCACTCGCGGACCGGGCACTCGGCGGCGCGGACCGGGACCCGGGAACGAGACACGCCGCCGAGGCGGCCGGCGCGCGCCTCGTCGCCGCCGACGCGAACCACACGCGGCGCGCGAACGTCCTGAATCGAACCGCGGTGCGAGCGCTGAACGCATCGGAACTCGACCGACTCGCGCCGCCCGTCCGCGGCCGCGCGGTTCGCGTCCGACTCGGGAACGAGACGCTACTCGAACGGGGCGACCCGGACGGTCCGACCGTCCGCAGAGTCGTCCGCGTCGAAAAGGGGACGCCTCGAACGGAGACGGTGGACCTCTCCGGACGGACGGCGGTGTCGCTCCCCGACCGGGTGAGACGCGTCGGACTCGAAGTCTCCGCCCGCGAGAACGCGACGGTGACGACGGTTCGGGCGAACGACCGGGTGATTCTCCACGACGCGTCGGGACTCGAAGGCGAGTACGTCGCTTCCGTCCCGCCCGTCGCGTCGCCGAGACTGTCGTTCGCGCTCGAAGGCGGCCGGAACGCGACGGCGGTCGTTCGGTGGACCGAGACGAACGCGACGACCGAACAGTTGGTGGTGACCGTCGGTGCCTGA
- a CDS encoding amphi-Trp domain-containing protein: MASSTESSQTMDRQEFAEYLRDLADQFDGESEANIPVGNKSVNLSPTPNVKTEIEVIERSSMLRGNKESIELNARWKRNK, translated from the coding sequence ATGGCGAGTTCGACAGAATCCAGTCAGACGATGGACAGACAGGAGTTCGCTGAATACCTCCGAGACCTGGCCGACCAGTTCGACGGGGAGTCGGAGGCGAACATCCCCGTCGGGAACAAGAGCGTGAACCTGAGTCCGACGCCGAACGTGAAGACGGAGATAGAGGTCATAGAGCGGTCGTCGATGCTCCGCGGCAACAAGGAGTCGATAGAACTCAACGCCCGGTGGAAACGGAACAAATAA
- a CDS encoding DUF7266 family protein: protein MGRRRGGMRGRADAADRALSPVVGKGLEVGIAVLFVALLTTTLYGGVVPDYRTAAGAEVGERALVGAAERVEGAVPAGSVGVERAVTVPLPDTIRGDPYRVRAANETLVLDHPNAGIGGRVRLAVPSRVSNVTGTWTSSDRSWVVVGRGARGPRVRLANGNWTEAANETPTDGATEVEATP from the coding sequence ATGGGGCGTCGGCGCGGCGGGATGCGGGGGCGGGCCGACGCCGCGGACCGAGCGCTCTCTCCCGTCGTCGGCAAGGGCCTCGAAGTCGGCATCGCCGTCCTCTTCGTGGCGTTGCTGACGACGACGCTTTACGGCGGCGTCGTCCCCGACTACCGGACCGCCGCGGGGGCGGAAGTGGGAGAACGCGCCCTCGTCGGGGCCGCAGAACGCGTCGAGGGCGCGGTTCCAGCGGGGTCCGTCGGCGTCGAACGCGCCGTCACCGTCCCGCTTCCGGACACCATCCGCGGCGACCCGTACCGCGTGCGCGCGGCGAACGAGACGCTCGTCCTCGACCACCCGAACGCGGGTATCGGGGGGCGCGTCCGACTCGCGGTGCCGTCGCGGGTGTCGAACGTGACGGGGACGTGGACGAGTTCGGACCGGTCGTGGGTCGTCGTCGGTCGAGGGGCGCGCGGCCCGCGCGTCCGCTTGGCGAACGGCAACTGGACCGAAGCGGCGAACGAGACGCCGACCGACGGAGCCACCGAGGTGGAGGCGACGCCGTGA
- a CDS encoding type II/IV secretion system ATPase subunit → MSRGPTLSIGESGADDTGGRVPAPVPPSDGDAWYAPDVRAQYEVAPGVVTTVRDDEDGVGFVYDVREPGLGPREEAALSSIRSHFSVVNRRRPLTREGTAERAAGGVPPKYRRVFDRLLDASPAARRRVEYYALRELRLLGEVTPLALDDRIEVVDVGDEDGSGSLVVHTTNYAPAVTEYRADAEFADRVAGERVRHYTVPFCGFDVDVVIHREHLLGDDRFTTKYAVLEPDLLPGDEELIDECKERIWEANVDEVVEDRREFVAERARQFLSRQLTARNTRAWMEATEYRVRTALAEYGLAVPPVDRRFAEDRLDDLVYYVLRDYVGEGVLTVPIRDGHLEDVEANRVGERVKVIPRAGIGDGNRVPTNLAFEDETSFVNVVTQLAASDGVELNASQPSAKVNYRPEGRGGPDGAGAGVEDDGETIRCAVALPVISEGGPHVSIRKQSAEPMTPVDLVGLDSLPTELVALLWMLYEHHGVVLFSGPTGVGKTTLMNAHMPFVPFDHRPVSIDEGSREVHLPHETGISLTTRDHENEFKRVSMADLMTEANYLNPDVEVIAEVNTPESFETFAEVLNTGHGVIGTTHAEDIETLVNRVVEQGLPTYLLEELDVVVFPRRIDGDRYVGEVVELVDEEGYDDLPATARTGTIEKNGRTLRWNTVLRRETDGTFSMQYDHPRMGDDHRRLGHRVFHRLAAATDRDVESVEAEFHRKHGYVQYLVKEGVAEFDRLFAFLSDLRTDEAATVERVRRQMTERTAEDGGARD, encoded by the coding sequence ATGAGTCGCGGGCCGACACTTTCCATCGGGGAGTCGGGGGCGGACGACACCGGGGGGCGAGTACCGGCACCCGTCCCGCCGTCCGACGGGGATGCGTGGTACGCGCCCGACGTTCGGGCGCAGTACGAAGTCGCGCCGGGCGTGGTGACGACGGTGCGCGACGACGAGGACGGCGTCGGATTCGTCTACGACGTTCGAGAACCCGGACTGGGCCCCCGCGAGGAAGCGGCGCTGTCTTCGATTCGGTCGCACTTCTCCGTCGTCAATCGGCGGCGACCGCTGACTCGCGAGGGTACCGCAGAACGCGCCGCAGGTGGGGTGCCGCCGAAGTACCGCCGCGTGTTCGACCGACTCTTGGACGCCTCGCCCGCCGCCCGTCGGCGCGTCGAGTACTACGCGCTCAGAGAACTGCGCTTGCTCGGCGAGGTGACGCCACTCGCACTCGACGACCGTATCGAGGTGGTCGACGTGGGTGACGAGGACGGAAGCGGGTCGCTCGTCGTCCACACGACGAACTACGCGCCCGCGGTCACGGAGTACCGCGCGGACGCCGAGTTCGCCGACAGAGTCGCGGGCGAGAGAGTTCGCCACTACACCGTCCCGTTCTGCGGGTTCGACGTGGACGTGGTTATCCACCGCGAACACCTGCTGGGCGACGACCGGTTCACGACGAAGTACGCCGTCCTCGAACCCGACCTCCTGCCCGGCGACGAGGAACTCATAGACGAGTGCAAGGAGCGAATCTGGGAGGCGAACGTCGACGAAGTCGTAGAGGACAGACGCGAGTTCGTCGCCGAACGCGCCCGGCAGTTCCTCTCTCGGCAACTCACCGCGCGGAACACGCGGGCGTGGATGGAAGCGACCGAGTACCGCGTCCGCACCGCACTCGCGGAGTACGGTCTGGCCGTCCCGCCCGTGGACCGGCGGTTCGCCGAGGACCGCTTGGACGATTTGGTGTACTACGTCCTCCGCGACTACGTCGGCGAGGGCGTCCTCACCGTCCCCATCCGCGACGGCCACCTCGAAGACGTGGAGGCGAACCGCGTCGGCGAACGCGTGAAGGTCATCCCCCGGGCGGGCATCGGCGACGGAAACCGCGTTCCGACGAACCTCGCTTTCGAAGACGAGACGAGTTTCGTCAACGTCGTCACCCAGTTGGCCGCCTCCGACGGCGTCGAGTTGAACGCGAGTCAACCGTCCGCGAAGGTGAACTACCGACCGGAGGGACGAGGCGGACCCGACGGCGCGGGTGCGGGCGTGGAGGACGACGGCGAGACGATTCGCTGCGCCGTCGCCTTGCCCGTCATCTCCGAGGGCGGTCCCCACGTCTCCATCCGAAAGCAGTCCGCGGAACCGATGACGCCCGTGGACCTGGTCGGACTCGATTCGCTTCCGACGGAACTCGTCGCCCTGCTTTGGATGCTGTACGAACACCACGGCGTCGTCCTGTTCTCCGGGCCGACGGGCGTCGGAAAGACGACGCTGATGAACGCTCACATGCCGTTCGTCCCGTTCGACCACCGCCCGGTGAGCATCGACGAGGGGTCCCGGGAGGTTCACCTCCCGCACGAGACGGGCATCTCCCTGACGACGCGCGACCACGAAAACGAGTTCAAGCGCGTCTCGATGGCCGACCTGATGACGGAGGCGAACTATCTCAACCCCGACGTAGAGGTCATCGCCGAGGTGAACACGCCCGAGTCGTTCGAGACGTTCGCGGAGGTTCTCAACACGGGACACGGCGTCATCGGCACCACCCACGCCGAGGATATCGAGACGCTCGTCAACCGCGTCGTCGAACAGGGACTGCCGACCTATCTCCTCGAAGAACTCGACGTGGTGGTGTTCCCGCGCCGCATCGACGGCGACCGGTACGTCGGCGAGGTGGTCGAACTCGTCGACGAGGAGGGGTACGACGACTTGCCCGCGACGGCGCGAACGGGAACCATAGAGAAGAACGGGCGAACGCTCCGGTGGAACACCGTCCTGCGGCGCGAGACGGACGGGACGTTCTCGATGCAGTACGACCACCCGCGGATGGGCGACGACCACCGGCGACTCGGACACCGCGTCTTTCACCGCCTCGCGGCGGCGACGGACCGAGACGTAGAGAGCGTCGAAGCCGAGTTCCACCGAAAGCACGGCTACGTCCAGTATCTCGTAAAGGAGGGCGTCGCGGAGTTCGACCGCCTGTTCGCGTTCCTCTCTGACCTCCGGACGGACGAGGCGGCGACGGTCGAACGCGTCCGGCGGCAGATGACCGAGAGAACGGCGGAAGACGGTGGTGCCCGTGACTGA
- a CDS encoding nucleotide-binding protein, with the protein MVEAFAVASGKGGTGKTTSTLALGMALAERYDVTVIDADTGMANMLFHTGLDDADVTLHDLLVADRDAAVGDAVYDRFGLSVVPCGTSLDAFEAAEPARLREVVAELAADTDVLLLDSPAALGSKSAVLPVVLADRVVVVLQPTVPSLSDGLKVQEYARSYGTETAGVLFNRVRPDADVEQVSEQAARYFGGTTLSAVPESDAVRAARREGKPLLAHAPEDPAADAFRDAAESLDVRPGGDAAGVADRFRSAVVPDRV; encoded by the coding sequence ATGGTCGAGGCGTTCGCCGTCGCGAGTGGGAAAGGTGGAACCGGGAAGACGACGAGTACGCTCGCACTCGGGATGGCTCTCGCCGAACGGTACGACGTGACCGTCATCGACGCCGACACGGGCATGGCGAACATGCTGTTTCACACCGGGTTAGACGACGCCGACGTGACGCTTCACGACCTGTTGGTCGCTGACCGCGACGCGGCCGTCGGAGACGCCGTCTACGATCGGTTCGGACTCTCTGTCGTCCCCTGCGGGACGAGTCTCGACGCGTTCGAGGCTGCCGAACCCGCGCGCCTCCGCGAGGTGGTCGCGGAGTTAGCCGCCGACACGGACGTCCTCCTTTTGGACTCGCCGGCGGCCCTCGGGTCCAAGAGCGCCGTCTTGCCCGTCGTTCTCGCGGACCGCGTGGTGGTCGTCCTCCAACCGACGGTCCCCTCGCTCTCGGACGGGCTGAAGGTACAGGAGTACGCGCGCTCCTACGGGACGGAGACGGCGGGCGTCCTCTTCAACCGCGTCCGTCCGGACGCGGACGTCGAACAGGTGTCAGAGCAGGCGGCGCGCTACTTCGGCGGGACGACGCTTTCTGCCGTCCCCGAAAGCGACGCGGTACGGGCGGCCCGCCGCGAGGGAAAACCCCTGTTGGCGCACGCGCCGGAGGACCCGGCGGCCGACGCCTTCCGCGACGCCGCGGAGTCGTTGGACGTCCGCCCCGGCGGCGACGCGGCGGGCGTCGCGGACCGGTTCCGAAGCGCAGTCGTCCCCGATCGGGTGTGA
- a CDS encoding DUF7262 family protein: MPDGDGTCGGRAQLATSLAEAVVGILLVVAVASGFALAPVGADGDADAARHLDRTASDALSVLAAEPPTGSGISRLTAACRSESAFENEREALATRLDAVLSEPVSFRLVTPHGDAGPPRPDGLPTGHAERQSAGCTVTLWVWYV; the protein is encoded by the coding sequence GTGCCTGACGGAGACGGGACGTGCGGCGGGCGCGCCCAACTCGCCACGTCACTCGCGGAAGCCGTCGTCGGCATCCTCCTCGTCGTCGCCGTGGCGTCGGGGTTCGCCCTCGCGCCCGTCGGCGCGGACGGCGACGCAGACGCCGCACGGCACCTCGACCGCACGGCGTCGGACGCGCTCTCGGTTCTGGCGGCCGAACCGCCGACGGGAAGCGGCATCTCGCGACTGACCGCCGCCTGCCGGTCCGAGTCGGCGTTCGAGAACGAACGCGAGGCGTTGGCGACGCGCCTCGACGCCGTCCTCTCGGAACCGGTGTCGTTCCGCCTCGTCACCCCGCACGGAGACGCCGGGCCGCCGCGGCCCGACGGACTCCCGACGGGGCACGCCGAACGGCAGAGCGCCGGATGCACGGTGACGCTCTGGGTGTGGTACGTATGA
- a CDS encoding NADH-ubiquinone oxidoreductase-F iron-sulfur binding region domain-containing protein: protein MSTTGDSGPTVRVTVGSYGHRGGPDEGRRVSSSEAVFDRARGAANDAVVRETGPTGIDRLEPLVLCSLDGRTTYHANCGGARARRIVETLESGRLPVDDATAVVEHDEDAETLPTPSEGPLSVGRRRILERCGWVTASEVPDPLPVTDPETVRERVSDVGILGRGRGDAHRDESVGDAWETARETEGDPVVVVNANDRDQRNRADSLLLESDPASVVEGAALAADAVGATDVVVYATDADLPRRRVREAADALLEAGRIESRPEVVAGPDRYIAGEPTMALEALEGSERIEARLRPPSTAVHGLYGRPTLVHTPRTFAQVRAALANPERFSADDADPGTRLLSVTGDVDAPATVELPTGGSLSAVRDAVGFEGSPKMVVVGGQFGGVTRHLDHAASSSALDAANLGTEGIVELFDDDKCAVATAGKRARFARDENCGRCAPCREGSKQLVGMLRDVYDGDYDDDMLRELARTMRATSTCDFGRTAGRTIDTAIDAFEREFLAHADGRCPAGECEEVSA, encoded by the coding sequence ATGTCAACAACGGGCGATAGCGGTCCGACCGTCCGGGTCACAGTCGGGTCGTACGGTCACCGAGGCGGGCCAGACGAAGGACGCCGCGTCTCCTCGTCGGAAGCCGTCTTCGACAGGGCCAGAGGCGCGGCGAACGACGCCGTGGTCCGAGAGACCGGACCGACGGGAATCGACCGACTGGAACCGTTGGTGCTCTGTTCGCTCGACGGACGGACCACGTACCACGCGAACTGCGGCGGCGCGCGCGCGCGACGAATCGTCGAGACGCTCGAATCCGGGCGCCTCCCGGTCGACGACGCGACGGCCGTCGTCGAACACGACGAGGACGCGGAGACGCTCCCGACGCCGAGCGAGGGGCCCCTCTCGGTCGGCCGTCGCCGCATCCTCGAACGGTGCGGATGGGTCACCGCGAGCGAGGTTCCCGACCCACTGCCCGTGACCGACCCGGAGACCGTCCGCGAACGCGTCTCGGACGTCGGAATCCTCGGCCGGGGTCGGGGAGACGCCCACCGCGACGAGTCGGTCGGCGACGCGTGGGAGACGGCGCGAGAGACGGAGGGCGACCCGGTGGTGGTGGTCAACGCGAACGACCGCGACCAGCGGAACCGGGCGGACTCGCTGCTCTTGGAGTCCGACCCCGCGAGCGTCGTCGAGGGGGCGGCGCTGGCGGCCGACGCCGTCGGGGCGACGGACGTGGTGGTGTACGCCACCGACGCCGACCTTCCGCGCCGTCGCGTGCGAGAGGCGGCCGACGCACTCCTCGAAGCGGGACGCATCGAGTCCCGGCCGGAAGTCGTCGCCGGGCCCGACCGGTACATCGCCGGCGAACCGACGATGGCGCTCGAAGCGCTGGAGGGGTCGGAGCGAATCGAAGCGCGCCTCAGACCCCCCTCGACGGCCGTTCACGGTCTCTACGGGCGGCCGACGCTCGTCCACACGCCGCGGACGTTCGCGCAGGTTCGCGCCGCCCTCGCGAACCCGGAGCGATTCAGCGCGGACGACGCCGACCCGGGTACGCGACTGCTGAGCGTGACCGGCGACGTGGACGCGCCCGCGACGGTCGAACTCCCGACGGGCGGGTCGCTCTCTGCGGTCCGCGACGCCGTCGGGTTCGAGGGGTCGCCGAAGATGGTCGTCGTCGGCGGGCAGTTCGGCGGCGTCACGCGGCACCTCGACCACGCGGCGTCGTCGTCGGCCTTAGACGCCGCGAACCTCGGCACCGAGGGTATCGTCGAACTGTTCGACGACGACAAATGCGCGGTGGCGACGGCGGGCAAGCGCGCCCGGTTCGCGCGCGACGAGAACTGCGGGCGGTGCGCGCCCTGCCGCGAGGGGTCGAAACAGTTGGTCGGGATGCTCCGGGACGTGTACGACGGCGACTACGACGACGACATGCTCCGGGAACTCGCCCGCACGATGCGAGCGACGAGCACCTGCGACTTCGGCCGGACCGCCGGTCGAACCATAGACACCGCGATCGACGCGTTCGAACGCGAGTTCCTCGCGCACGCGGACGGGAGATGTCCCGCCGGTGAGTGTGAGGAGGTGAGCGCATGA
- a CDS encoding DUF7289 family protein, whose product MSGEADDRSDRAQSAVVGVALLLAMTVVGIGVLTAAAGTAVQDGVAASESARVADALDDSLDPAANAGRGESTVRISGGTLRVVNRTVRILNDSAVVWTAHAGGVVYETGGESRRVASHAGAVTTTHSGVGRMGSSPAIEPANGTLYVGVPVLNATGSDSVSALGTAADVTFRTNTTHERTALPENRYRVAVETSAPGPWERYFEDRGATTTRRDFDDDGAESVVAAFPGRRSVRLVVHDLRLEVA is encoded by the coding sequence ATGAGCGGAGAGGCAGACGACCGAAGCGACAGAGCCCAGTCGGCCGTCGTCGGCGTCGCCCTCCTCTTGGCGATGACCGTCGTCGGTATCGGCGTCCTCACCGCCGCCGCCGGAACCGCCGTCCAAGACGGCGTCGCCGCGAGCGAATCCGCGCGCGTCGCGGACGCACTCGACGACTCGTTGGACCCCGCGGCCAACGCGGGCCGAGGCGAATCGACGGTTCGAATCTCCGGCGGGACGCTCCGCGTCGTCAATCGGACGGTCCGCATCCTGAACGACTCGGCCGTCGTGTGGACGGCCCACGCGGGCGGTGTCGTCTACGAAACCGGAGGCGAGAGCCGTCGCGTCGCCTCCCACGCGGGCGCGGTGACGACGACCCACTCGGGCGTCGGACGGATGGGTTCGTCCCCCGCAATCGAACCCGCGAACGGAACGCTCTACGTCGGCGTTCCGGTCCTCAACGCGACCGGCTCCGACTCCGTCTCCGCGCTCGGAACGGCCGCAGACGTGACGTTCCGGACGAACACCACCCACGAGAGAACGGCGCTCCCGGAGAACCGCTATCGGGTCGCAGTCGAGACGTCCGCGCCCGGCCCGTGGGAGCGATACTTCGAGGACAGGGGCGCGACGACGACGCGGCGCGACTTCGACGACGACGGCGCAGAGAGCGTCGTCGCCGCCTTCCCCGGGCGGCGGAGCGTCCGCCTCGTCGTTCACGACCTGCGACTGGAGGTGGCCTGA
- a CDS encoding type II secretion system F family protein: MTDAFAEESEEREDALGGRVSVAALNRACYALFARHADAARHERDRRAYRGTDLRVGFDVYLARTYAVSWVFALLVALPTGVVALAVPEATLSASVTAVEDAVPLVETVPVPSLPRLPVAFALAVVAGSIAKRLAVGVGGRYLRWVAAARRSNIERTLPGAVRYLHVLASGSDGRRAMLRRVADTDAYGETAVSIRKALNTAAMTGNVNEGLRRVARDTPAQDTLSPFLLKYREHADQGSDALRNYLRMESRMLGHRQDRQRKRSEGFLELLSEVFIVLLVMPALLVIVLTVMSLIAPGLSASVWTPVGTTTVRGFVVYASGLLILAVGVVASALVAALRPPDQRIEYERPPSKLRTLATAVSNPASAAVVFLPVGVLGGVAAAVLGAEWIDVALAGYVVYALPVGVTAVRRARLDDAKDREIKDFVHAVSGHVSLGRPFGEAVEHVARDVDLGPLSGDVADLASNLQLTTPDTGTDEDLRTAALERFVERVGTPMAEQTIGLVTGALDAGSDTGTVFETLQSEIGRLYHEKRELRSGLLVYVAVGWTTAILVVGITVATSAQVFDGFAQLSSMSDLSGVSLDPTAVDLQRDRFRIYVTTQTTMLASGWFAGAASRGRYESLLHSAILVSLCHVVFRGAGVI; the protein is encoded by the coding sequence GTGACTGACGCGTTCGCCGAGGAGAGCGAAGAACGCGAGGACGCACTCGGCGGACGCGTCTCCGTTGCGGCCCTGAACCGGGCGTGTTACGCGCTGTTCGCTCGGCACGCCGACGCCGCGCGCCACGAACGCGACAGGCGCGCCTACCGCGGCACGGACCTCCGCGTCGGGTTCGACGTCTATCTCGCGCGGACGTACGCCGTCTCGTGGGTGTTCGCGCTCTTGGTCGCTCTCCCGACGGGCGTCGTCGCTCTCGCGGTTCCGGAAGCGACGCTCTCTGCGTCCGTGACCGCCGTCGAAGATGCCGTTCCTCTCGTCGAGACGGTGCCGGTGCCTTCGCTTCCGCGACTGCCGGTCGCGTTCGCTCTCGCCGTCGTCGCGGGGTCGATAGCCAAGCGACTCGCCGTCGGCGTCGGCGGGCGGTACCTCCGGTGGGTCGCCGCGGCCCGCCGGTCGAACATCGAACGGACGCTTCCGGGGGCGGTGCGCTACCTGCACGTCCTCGCGTCGGGAAGCGACGGCCGCCGGGCGATGCTCAGACGCGTCGCCGACACGGACGCGTACGGCGAGACGGCCGTCTCCATTCGGAAGGCGCTGAACACCGCCGCGATGACGGGCAACGTCAACGAGGGACTGCGGCGCGTCGCCCGCGACACGCCCGCGCAGGATACCCTCTCGCCGTTCCTCCTGAAGTACCGCGAACACGCCGACCAAGGCTCCGACGCCCTCCGGAACTACCTCCGAATGGAGAGTCGGATGCTCGGCCACCGCCAGGACCGCCAACGAAAGCGCTCGGAGGGCTTTCTCGAACTGCTCTCTGAGGTGTTCATCGTCCTTCTCGTGATGCCCGCGCTCTTGGTTATCGTCCTCACGGTGATGAGTCTCATCGCGCCGGGTCTCTCCGCGTCGGTGTGGACGCCCGTCGGGACCACCACCGTCCGCGGGTTCGTCGTCTACGCCAGCGGTCTCCTCATCCTCGCCGTCGGCGTCGTCGCCTCGGCGTTGGTCGCCGCTCTCAGACCCCCGGACCAGCGAATCGAGTACGAACGCCCGCCCTCGAAACTCCGAACGCTCGCCACCGCCGTCTCGAACCCCGCAAGCGCCGCAGTCGTCTTTCTCCCCGTCGGCGTTCTCGGAGGCGTCGCGGCCGCAGTTCTCGGAGCGGAGTGGATCGACGTCGCCCTCGCGGGGTACGTCGTCTACGCGCTACCGGTCGGCGTCACCGCCGTCCGCCGCGCCCGCCTCGACGACGCGAAAGACCGCGAGATAAAGGACTTCGTCCACGCCGTCTCCGGACACGTGAGCCTCGGCCGCCCGTTCGGCGAGGCGGTCGAACACGTCGCCCGCGACGTGGATTTGGGGCCTCTCTCGGGCGACGTGGCGGACCTGGCGTCGAACCTCCAACTGACCACGCCGGACACCGGCACCGACGAGGACCTGCGGACGGCGGCGTTAGAGCGGTTCGTCGAACGCGTCGGGACGCCGATGGCCGAACAGACCATCGGACTCGTGACGGGCGCGTTAGACGCTGGCAGCGACACCGGGACGGTGTTCGAGACGCTCCAGAGCGAAATCGGGCGGCTCTACCACGAGAAGCGCGAACTCCGCTCTGGACTGCTCGTCTACGTCGCGGTCGGGTGGACGACGGCGATTCTCGTCGTCGGCATCACCGTCGCCACGAGTGCGCAGGTGTTCGACGGGTTCGCCCAACTGTCCTCTATGTCGGACCTCTCGGGCGTCTCTCTGGACCCGACGGCCGTGGACTTACAGCGCGACCGGTTCCGAATCTACGTGACGACGCAGACGACGATGCTCGCGTCGGGGTGGTTCGCCGGTGCGGCGAGTCGTGGGCGCTACGAGTCGCTGCTTCACTCGGCGATACTCGTCTCCCTCTGTCACGTCGTCTTCCGGGGGGCGGGCGTGATATGA
- a CDS encoding helix-turn-helix transcriptional regulator, whose protein sequence is MTSSTTRESVLCRLVDSRATTQDLCAELEGSESGIYAATSELHERGLIRRDDDDEWSLTGIGLVVSEVVSDRRRLDELLASDADYWRTHDATALPNSFRGRLQSLREADVIRVSDADPAGIVRLIHEQLVGSERVAVVAPVHFPNLGRTLRTVCREHPGRLVVTDAVIEAIRRHDDGVVPVPENLSIRVLDVEFALAVTDETTFLSLPTLDGEYDAKTEIVADDEESMEWALDLFEWSWRRAMPIADHSVPTRSI, encoded by the coding sequence GTGACGAGTTCTACGACTCGCGAGTCCGTCCTCTGTCGGTTGGTGGATTCGCGCGCGACGACGCAGGACCTCTGTGCGGAACTCGAAGGGAGCGAATCGGGAATCTACGCGGCGACGAGCGAACTCCACGAGAGAGGCCTCATCAGACGAGACGACGACGACGAGTGGTCGCTGACCGGAATCGGCCTCGTCGTCTCCGAAGTCGTGAGTGACCGTCGGCGACTCGACGAACTTCTCGCGTCGGACGCCGACTACTGGCGGACGCACGACGCGACGGCCCTCCCGAACTCGTTTCGGGGGCGACTCCAGTCGCTCCGCGAAGCGGACGTGATTCGGGTGTCGGACGCCGACCCGGCGGGCATCGTCCGCCTCATCCACGAACAACTCGTCGGCTCGGAACGCGTCGCCGTCGTCGCACCGGTTCACTTTCCGAATCTCGGGAGGACGCTCCGAACGGTCTGTCGAGAGCATCCCGGTCGCCTCGTCGTGACGGACGCCGTAATCGAGGCGATCAGGAGACACGACGACGGCGTGGTTCCGGTTCCGGAGAACCTCTCGATTCGCGTTCTTGACGTCGAGTTCGCTCTCGCAGTCACCGACGAGACGACGTTCCTCTCCTTGCCGACCCTCGACGGGGAGTACGACGCCAAGACCGAAATCGTCGCCGACGACGAGGAGTCCATGGAGTGGGCACTCGACCTCTTCGAGTGGTCGTGGCGGCGAGCGATGCCCATCGCGGACCACTCGGTTCCGACGCGTTCGATCTGA